The genomic window GTTGGGCAGCGTTTTCGTTGTCTCCTAGGGAAAGGGGGGCGGCGGTTCGTGTGCGGAAAAGTCACGGACGATTCCAGGCAAAATCGTCATGCCATGACCGGCTCAGGCCGTGTCAGCGGCCAGCAATCCGGGGACTTAGCCATTCATGACTGCCGACACACTCGCCCGACAGACGTGTAAAGATCTCGCCCGCATGGCCAAGCAGCGGGGAGTTCCCGGCTGGCACGGGATGCGTAAGGATCAGTTGATCCAGGCCTTGATGAAGGCGGCGCGTAAAAAAGCGACCGCGCGTCGCAATGGCCAGGCGTCCGCCCAGGTCCTTAACCGCCGGCGGATCGACGCCCCAGGCGAAATCGTCCGCAATGGCGACGGCGGCCCCCAGGTGAAACAAAGCGCCCGGCGCGTAGCCGAGCAATTACGTCAACTCCAGGCGGCATCGATCCGTCTTCGCGATCTGGCCACCGGCGCCGACGAGGTGAACGGACATGTGGCGGTTAAGAAAGACCGCCTGACCGTGATGGTCCGCGATCCGTATTGGCTGCACGCCCATTGGGATCTGGCGCGTCCGACCGTGGAGCGCGCTCGCGCCGCGCTGGGTCAGGAATGGCACACCGCCAAGCCGGTGCTGCGGCTGTACGAGGTTTCCGAGCTTTCGGCTACCATGCCCGAATCGGAAACCATGGTCCGCCACATCGAAATTCATGGCGGCGTAAACAACTGGTACATCGACGTCCCGGATCCCCCCAAGTCGTACCGGATGGAAATCGGATATCGCGCGTCTTCGGGAAGGTTCTACAGCCTGGCGCGGAGCAACACCGTGCAGACTCCTCGTCCCGGTTCGAGCGACGCGATCGACCGGAATTGGAGCGACCTGGCGGAAAACGTCGACCGCATTTTCGCGATGAGCGCCGGGTATTCCGGCGAGTCGCCCAACGTGGAATTGCAAGAGTTGCTCGAAGAGCGTTTGCGTCGCCCGATCAGTGCGCCTTTGGTCGGCCGCTTCAGCGCGGGAGTCGAAGGCCTGTTGGGCCGCGACCACGCATTCTATTTCGATCTCGACGCGGAACTTCTGATCTTTGGCGCGACCGAGCCCGGCGCTCGCGTGACCGTTCATGGCGAGCCGGTGAAGCTGCGTCCGGATGGCACGTTCACGATGCGATTCAGCCTGCCGAATTGCCGGCAGGTAATTCCTGCCACCGCTTCCAGCGCCGATGGCCTCGAACAGCGGACGGTTGTGCTGGCCGTGGAACGGAACACGAAGACGATGGAACCCTTGATTCGCGAAGTGAACGAAGCGTAAGTCGGATTGACGTCCCTGCAGCGCATTGACGGCGTGTCGCTCGCCCGCGGAAGGCATTTGACCAACGACAATTCTGTCGTGTCTAATCTCCGGATCAAAGCTGGCCGTTCGGTCGGCGGAGCAGAGTGGCGGTAGTACGAGCGTTCGCTGCCAAGTTCTTTTGCGGCGGCGAACGACTGTGGATCGAGCTAATCTAAATCATGACGCGCCAACGTAATTCTGAGCAAAAAGCCCGGGAGCCTGCGGCAGACACCGCGCCCGCTGGCGGCGTCAGCTTGCGCGCGGTGTTGGGAATTGGGGCGCTACTGTTCGCCTCGCTGGCCGGCGGCAAGTATTGGTTGCTGAGTCGCCCAGCTTCCCAAGCGCCTTTGCCCACGGCCAACGACAAAGGTAAGGCCCCGGCTGCGTCAGCCGAGGCGCCGGCGCCAGTTGCTGTTCCGCCAATCGCTGTCGCTCATTCCGCAGCGGCGCCCACTCCACCGGTTCCGGCCGAGAAGCAGGTCGCGGCCAAGGAAGCCGTGGTCTGTGCGACGACCGATCGCAAGGGTCTGCTCGCCGACGAATTCGCCCGGGTTGATCCCACCGTCGACGGCTGGGATACCGAGGCCTTCTACGACGTCATCAATCCAGAGCTGAAAACGCTGGCGAAGTTGCTCGCGCATCCGGAACAGATGGATGACGCGCAGTTGTCGACGCTGGTCGCGCAGGAATTCACTTCGGCGTCGCTCGTACCCAAGCAATTGGAGTCGGTATTCTCGGCAGGGCAAACGGCCATCCTCCGCGGCGGAGCCTACGGCGAGCCGCCGGAACGTGCGAAAGCGCCAGCGCAGCGCGGTTTCGAGGGCTGGCGCGCCGCGATGCGGGAATTGCTCGAGCCGCTGGCCAAGCTGGGCGAACCGGCGGCCGCGTTCAAGATCTTCAATGTCACAGTCGACGGCGCGGCTGGCGAATGCACAGCGTACTTTCAGGCCACGGCGCGCAACGCGGAACAAGTTACTCAGGTCAACGCCACGGCGTATATCGACTGGCGCCGGCCCGTGGTTGACGGCCCGTGGTTGATTCAATCGATCCGTCTGGCCGACTACGAACGCGCCGAGCAGATCGTCGCGGGCGGGCGACTGTTCAACGATTGCACCGCCTCGGTGTTGGCGAAGACGCCCGGCTATGAAGAGCAAATCCTGCACGGGACCGACTACTGGCGCGGGCGATTTGATTCCTCGATTGAAGTGGATTCGGCGGGGCATCGCGGACTGGCGATCGGCGACGTCAACGGCGATGGCCTCGACGACATCCTGGTGACGGACCTGGGCGGATTGCCGAAGCATCTCTACGTGCAACAGGCCGATGGTACGGTTGTGGACACTGCGGCCGAAGCGGGATTGGATTACCTCGACCGCGTGCGCGGCGCGCTGTTCGTCGATTTCGACAACGACGGCGATCAGGATCTGGCGATGGCCATGGGCAGCACGATCTTGTTTCACGCCAACGACGGCCAGGGCCATTTCACGATCGTGGCGGAGCAGCCGGTGCAGCCGACGCCGCACAGCCTCGCGGCCGCCGACTACGACAACGACGGCGACGTCGATGTGTACGTCTGCAGCTACGGCAATACCTACGAAACCTTCGGCGACACCGCCACGCCGACACCCTGGCATGACGCGAACAACGGCGCGCCGAATACGTTGCTGCGGAATGACAGCGCCTGGAAGTTCAGCGACGCGACCAAGGACGTTGGTCTCGACGAAAACAATCGCAAGTACAGCTTCGCCGCGAGCTGGGAAGATTTCGATAACGACGGCGATCAGGACTTGTTCGTCGCCAACGACTTCGGCCGGAAGAACCTGTACCGCAACGACAACGGCCAGTTCCATGACGTGGCGGCCGAACTCGGCGCGGACGACATCGGCGCCGGCATGTCGGCCGCGTGGGGCGACGTCAACAATGACGGCCTCATGGACCTCTATGCCGGTAACATGTTCTCGTCGGCCGGAAATCGGATCGCGTTTCAACGGCAATTCCGACCCGGAGCGGACCAGCGGACCTTGGCCGAATATCAGCGCACCGCCCGTGGCAACACGTTGTTGGTGAACGACGGACACGGCAAGTTCCAGGATCGCAGCGTGGAAGCGGCGGTGACCTTGGGACGCTGGGCCTGGGGAAGCGTGTTCCTGGATTTCAACAACGACGGCTGGGAAGACATCTTCGTCTCCAACGGTTTCGTGACCGGCCATGTCACGCAGGATTTGTGAAGTTTCAATTGGCGGCGGGTCGCGCTGCAATCACCTACGGAATTCGGCGAGTCCGACGCAGGCTACGTCAAGGCCTTCACGGCGCTCAGCCAAATGCTGCGCGAGGGCTTCTCGCTCTCGGGGCGCGAACGGAAGTGCGTGTTTCTGAACACGCGCGGGAAGCGCTTCGCCTGTGTTTCCGGTATGTCGGGGCTCGATTTCGACGATGACGGCCGCGCCGTGGGTCTGACTGATTGGGATCAGGACGGCGACGTCGATCTGTGGTTGGTGAATCGCAACGCGCCGCGCGTCCGCATGATGCGCAATGACTCGCCAGCTCAGGGACGCTCGTTGACGCTACGGCTCCAAGGCAAGTCGTCGAATCGCGACGCCATCGGCGCTCGCGTGGAAGTCTATTGCCAGAGCGGAACCTCGCCGCGGCTCGCCAAGACGCTCCGCGCCGGCGATGGTTTCTTGAGCCAGAGCAGCAAGTACTTGACGTTCGGCTTGGGAACAGCGGCGGAAATCGAGAAGGTCGTCGTCCACTGGCCTGGTGGCGGAGACGAGACGTTCACGGGTGTCAGCGCCAACGAACGCTATCTGCTGGAGCAAGGGTCGGGCGCCGCGAGGGATTTGCACCTTGCGCCGCGGTCGTTGCGATTGGCGGTCGGCGACGCGAAGCCGTTGCCGGATTCGCAACAAGCGCGGATTGTGGTGAAAAACCACATGCCGATGCCGAACGTCTCGTACGTGGGGCTCGATCAGTTGCCGCACAACTTGAGCGAGAACTACGGCCGTCCGTTGTTCGTCAATCTGTGGGCCACCTGGTGTCAACCTTGCCTGGCCGAGATGCGGGATTTCACCAAGGAAGCGGATCGCCTGCGTTCCGCTGGCGTCGAGGTCCTGGCGCTCAATGTCGATCTCTTATCCGAGGACCGCAATGCCGACCTGACGCCTGGCGCGGAACTGCTGGAGAACTTAAAGTTCCCGTTCCCTGCCGGCGCGCTCACACCGGACGCCGCCGGGACTTTCGAGACGTTCCATCGAGCGTTTCTCAGTTTGCGAACGCCGCTGCCGTTGCCTAGCAGCTTCTTGGTGGCGCCCGACGGTACGGTGCGCAGCATCTACAAGGGGCCCGTCACCGTTGATGAAGTGTTGCAGGACGTCGAGCGCTTAAAGCTACCGACGGCGGAATCGCGTAGTTTCGGCCTGCCGCTCGCCGGGCGCTGGCGCCAACCTCCGGCGCCAAACTCGCCCAAGCCGATTGCGTTCGCCTTTATGCGCGAAGGTTACCTGGACGAGGGCGTCGCTTACGTGACGGCCTATTTCGACGCCTACGAAGCCCGACCGAATTTCGCCAAGTTGGTTCAACTGCCGCAGGTACAAGTCTATCTGTCGGACTTCGCCGCGATGCTGGCGGACATGAATCGACTTAAAGGGGATCGTCCCGGCGTCGTGGCGGCCTACCAGCGCGCGCTGCGTTACCACCCCACATTTGGCGAGGGGCATCGTCAATTGGCGAGCGCCTTGGCCGTCAGCGGCAGCGTGAATGAATCGCTCGTCCACTTTGCAGCCGCGCGTGAGTTGCTGCCCGACAACGCGACGGTCGCGGCCGATTTTGGCGTGGCCTTGGCGATGACCGGGCAGTTGGATCCGGCGATCGCCGAATTCGAAGCGGCCTTGCGGTTACAGGCAGATTATCCCAGCGCCCGAGCCAATCTTGCCAAGGCGCTGAACGTGGCCGGACGTTCCGCGGAGGCAATCGCACAATACCGCGACCTGCTTAGTGTTCACCCACGGGATCGCACTGCCGTCGCGGCACTGGCCTGGCTCTTGGCAACGCATCCGGACGATCGGGTACGGAATGGCGCCGAGGCCCTGGCGATCGTCGAGCCATTGGCCAAGTCCGCGCCGCAGGATGACCCCGTGTTGTTAAATTCGCTGGCGGCCGCGTATGCCGACCTCGGCCGGTTCGACGAAGCGACCGCCACTGTGGAACGTGCCCGCGACGCCGCGACCAAGGCGAAGCAACCGGGATTGGCGCAGGCCTGCGCGCAGCGGCTCGAAGAATACCGCCAGCAGCGCCCGCATCGCGAGCCAGCGGCGCAATTGTCTGGCTCAAAATGAACGTTCGTCGCTCATCTCCTATTCACCGAGTCGGCCCAGGCTGGCGAGGAACTCCGCCATTTCGCCGGCCGCGTGGCTGTTGCCCTGAGTGCGAGCGTGCTCGATGCCGTCACGCAGCGCGGCACGCGCTTCATCGATGCGTGACAGTTTCGCGAGTTGCTGAGCGGACATAAAAAACGCCGGCACGTAGGGCGTGTCCAGCCGCATCAATCCGCGCAGGTGCTCGAGGCTTTCCGCGTGCCGGCCTTCCTTTTCGAGTTCCAGCGCTAAGCCATAGCGCAAGAAGGCGTCGTCAGGGCTATCAGCCAGCAGGGCCTCGATCTTCTCACGGCGCGACACGGCGACTCCCTTCAAGAACGATAGCCATTGCGACCACTACATCCCCATGCAGCCGCCCTGGCCGCATTGTGGAAGTCCGCAACCACCGCCGTGTAACGGTGGTGTGCCAATCGGGAGACTGGAACTTCCCGCGGTGTGCGCGGCAGGGACGCTCAACCGCTTTTCGAGCTTGGAACTACCGCAATCAGGGCATTCCGGTTTTTCCTGGCCGCGCACCAGCAACTCAAAGTCGTGTTCGCAGCCAGGGCAGGTGTATTCGTAGATCGGCATCGCCACTTCCTTGCCACGGAGTCCGTGCTGATTCAATGCACGGCATGGCTCCAGTGTTACGTGCCGCCGATGTCGCGGCAAGGACCAACTATTCCGGCGAGGCGGCCGCAGCCGTGGCGAGCTTTTCCGCCAACTCGTTGGCGTGCAGTTGGGCCGCTCGGCCTTCCAGCAGCTTCGTCGCGGCATGGTGACGCGACTTGACGCCTGGCTGTGGGAACAGTCCGCCGCCGAAGATGATCGCCGCCAGCGTGAGGACGGCGATCCGCTCGCGCCGCCGGGCGGCCAGCGGAACCATCGTGATATGACGGACGCCGGTGAATAGCCGCAGATAAGTCTGCACGATGGCGATGCCGTTCAAGGCGCAGGCACCCACGATCACGGCCCCCACGTACGGATAGGCGATCACGGCGCCGTCGACGAGTAACTCCGTGCCGACAAAGCCGAACGTGCCCGGGAAGCCAACGCACGCCAGACCGGTCGCCAGAAAGCAGACGGCCAGCGACGGGGCGTGTTCGTATAGGCCGTGGTATTCCGTGAGCGACAGCCGGCCCACCCGGGCTTCGACGGCGCGTAACGTCAGACCAAAGCCGGCCAACGACAGCCCCGCCGAAAGCCAGACGCACAAGGCGCCGGTGAGGCCGATGGGCGTCAACATTTCGAGACCGACGAGGACCATCGCCGAGTGGCTCAACAGCAGGTAGCAGAAGTAGCGGCGACCTTCGCGTTGCACGAGCGCCATGCCCGCGGCGTAGACGGCCGTGGCCAACGCGACAAGTCCCATGGCGCGCAACACCCAGTCGGGAGCGATCGGCAGCACCAATCGCACGGCGGCAAACGCGCCCATGATCGGCGTGG from Planctomycetia bacterium includes these protein-coding regions:
- a CDS encoding DUF4912 domain-containing protein — protein: MTADTLARQTCKDLARMAKQRGVPGWHGMRKDQLIQALMKAARKKATARRNGQASAQVLNRRRIDAPGEIVRNGDGGPQVKQSARRVAEQLRQLQAASIRLRDLATGADEVNGHVAVKKDRLTVMVRDPYWLHAHWDLARPTVERARAALGQEWHTAKPVLRLYEVSELSATMPESETMVRHIEIHGGVNNWYIDVPDPPKSYRMEIGYRASSGRFYSLARSNTVQTPRPGSSDAIDRNWSDLAENVDRIFAMSAGYSGESPNVELQELLEERLRRPISAPLVGRFSAGVEGLLGRDHAFYFDLDAELLIFGATEPGARVTVHGEPVKLRPDGTFTMRFSLPNCRQVIPATASSADGLEQRTVVLAVERNTKTMEPLIREVNEA
- a CDS encoding ASPIC/UnbV domain-containing protein — translated: MLREGFSLSGRERKCVFLNTRGKRFACVSGMSGLDFDDDGRAVGLTDWDQDGDVDLWLVNRNAPRVRMMRNDSPAQGRSLTLRLQGKSSNRDAIGARVEVYCQSGTSPRLAKTLRAGDGFLSQSSKYLTFGLGTAAEIEKVVVHWPGGGDETFTGVSANERYLLEQGSGAARDLHLAPRSLRLAVGDAKPLPDSQQARIVVKNHMPMPNVSYVGLDQLPHNLSENYGRPLFVNLWATWCQPCLAEMRDFTKEADRLRSAGVEVLALNVDLLSEDRNADLTPGAELLENLKFPFPAGALTPDAAGTFETFHRAFLSLRTPLPLPSSFLVAPDGTVRSIYKGPVTVDEVLQDVERLKLPTAESRSFGLPLAGRWRQPPAPNSPKPIAFAFMREGYLDEGVAYVTAYFDAYEARPNFAKLVQLPQVQVYLSDFAAMLADMNRLKGDRPGVVAAYQRALRYHPTFGEGHRQLASALAVSGSVNESLVHFAAARELLPDNATVAADFGVALAMTGQLDPAIAEFEAALRLQADYPSARANLAKALNVAGRSAEAIAQYRDLLSVHPRDRTAVAALAWLLATHPDDRVRNGAEALAIVEPLAKSAPQDDPVLLNSLAAAYADLGRFDEATATVERARDAATKAKQPGLAQACAQRLEEYRQQRPHREPAAQLSGSK
- a CDS encoding proton-conducting transporter membrane subunit, which encodes MNPLHFPWLLPAILVPLIGAIVISLRSREPEAARWRAMLFGGLTLALAAGAWLDFSYSESLAGVAQLSARPAWLFPSVLAIDELNAPLLPLVALVYLLTTVATLKTKIRRFSFAWTLVSESITLATLLCAKPWGIIALLAIGTLPPLWELRARGKPTRVFAIHMGAFVALLAFGWAVVEIEGLGRLHSLWAVVPLLTAIFIRTGIAPLHCWVTDLFEHATFGTALVFATPIMGAFAAVRLVLPIAPDWVLRAMGLVALATAVYAAGMALVQREGRRYFCYLLLSHSAMVLVGLEMLTPIGLTGALCVWLSAGLSLAGFGLTLRAVEARVGRLSLTEYHGLYEHAPSLAVCFLATGLACVGFPGTFGFVGTELLVDGAVIAYPYVGAVIVGACALNGIAIVQTYLRLFTGVRHITMVPLAARRRERIAVLTLAAIIFGGGLFPQPGVKSRHHAATKLLEGRAAQLHANELAEKLATAAAASPE
- a CDS encoding zinc ribbon domain-containing protein encodes the protein MNQHGLRGKEVAMPIYEYTCPGCEHDFELLVRGQEKPECPDCGSSKLEKRLSVPAAHTAGSSSLPIGTPPLHGGGCGLPQCGQGGCMGM
- a CDS encoding VCBS repeat-containing protein; this encodes MTRQRNSEQKAREPAADTAPAGGVSLRAVLGIGALLFASLAGGKYWLLSRPASQAPLPTANDKGKAPAASAEAPAPVAVPPIAVAHSAAAPTPPVPAEKQVAAKEAVVCATTDRKGLLADEFARVDPTVDGWDTEAFYDVINPELKTLAKLLAHPEQMDDAQLSTLVAQEFTSASLVPKQLESVFSAGQTAILRGGAYGEPPERAKAPAQRGFEGWRAAMRELLEPLAKLGEPAAAFKIFNVTVDGAAGECTAYFQATARNAEQVTQVNATAYIDWRRPVVDGPWLIQSIRLADYERAEQIVAGGRLFNDCTASVLAKTPGYEEQILHGTDYWRGRFDSSIEVDSAGHRGLAIGDVNGDGLDDILVTDLGGLPKHLYVQQADGTVVDTAAEAGLDYLDRVRGALFVDFDNDGDQDLAMAMGSTILFHANDGQGHFTIVAEQPVQPTPHSLAAADYDNDGDVDVYVCSYGNTYETFGDTATPTPWHDANNGAPNTLLRNDSAWKFSDATKDVGLDENNRKYSFAASWEDFDNDGDQDLFVANDFGRKNLYRNDNGQFHDVAAELGADDIGAGMSAAWGDVNNDGLMDLYAGNMFSSAGNRIAFQRQFRPGADQRTLAEYQRTARGNTLLVNDGHGKFQDRSVEAAVTLGRWAWGSVFLDFNNDGWEDIFVSNGFVTGHVTQDL